The stretch of DNA GTGTCAGTGTATGAAGATATTACATGTCTGCTTCTTACAAGAGAAGTACAAACTGATTTTAGATTTGCAATTAGACAGTTTCACTTTATGATTTGAAGATTTGCTAAACCCACTTCATAGCCATAATTTGCTGCATCACACCATTCATACTAAAATCCAATGGAGAATCTCCATTGGAGATAGCAGCCTGCTACGCATGCGCAAACAATCAAGCGGCTTGCACGTGTATGTGGAGGTCTGTGTGTCCAACCTGACAGTCTGCAGAGCTCAAACCAGTCCACCTTCAGTCCACTGAAGAAGAGCAGGAGTTTCTCAGGACGTCAGAGGTGAGCGACATCTCAACTTTTTCATCCTAAACAAAAAGTCTGAACTGCGGAAGCTAACTTTACTAACTAGCTACCTGCTAACTCTGGTTTAGCTTcccctcaaaaaaaaaggaaagatgtcCAAAATGTCCCAACTGCGAgcaaacaaagatttaaaaaaaaaaaaaaaatgtttcttgcATTGTTTCGTTATCGCCGTATGTTATCTGGTATCACTTTTTAAACGACACATTAAGTTGTATCCTCCATGTTGTTACCTCAGAGAGACAGTTTGATAAAGTCACGTTATAAACAATGATAgtttggaggtgtgtgtgtgtgtgtgtgtgtgtgtgtgtgtgtgtgtgtgtgtgtgtgtgtgtgtgtgtgtgtgtgtgatgaagtcTGCTCCATGTGGTTAAGGACTAACAGAAAGCTCCTGACCGTGCAGTGTGTGACCTGCAACATGCACAcaatcagtgtttgtgtgtgtgttgtgagggGGGTTTGAATGGtcatgattgaatgaatgagcTGTAACATCAGCACTGTTAAGAATATGAATGCATTGTTTTCTTATAGTTGCTGTGAAAGTGTTTGATCATTATTATATGAAAGGTTTGTCTGGAGAATGATGTTAGATGATGTAGTGATACTATATTATGTGAGATTCTATGTATCTTGAGTCAGAAAGTATCATCAGTGATCAGGTTGATTTTACTATGAGACAACTTGCATCATATTTGCATCACTTCAAAATATTTCCTTGGTTTAATACTATGATCTGAACACTGAGACCTTTTTAGAGACATGTTTTCTGTCATGAGTGGCCTGCTATCTGATTGTTGACCTGGACTGACCTGAAGGCAAAGTTTAGTCTCAGTGAGAGATGTATACGTGTCCTTACTTATCATTGATCATCAGTGTTGACCTTTGGCCTCTGATGTAGTGATCCAGTACATCAGAATATTACTAATTCAGGGTAAATCAATTTAATTGATCATTAATGCCCACTATTCATCATTTGTGCAGTCAGTGATTGATTTTATTAATGGAGGTTGCTCAGTCTTTGACCTGAATCTATTTTGCTGTCTCTTCATCAGTCATGGCTGTGGTGAGGTTCTACAGTAATGAGGCTGTGAAGGGGCGGAGCTTACAGCAGGCCGCCAAGCTCTGCCCtgagctgtcaatcacaactGAGCTGTGCTACAATGTGGAGCTGACAGGTGAGACTCCAAGGGATGCTCAAATGCAAATGACTATGAATATGCTCTCATATTGTGAAGCCTTCAGGGTTTTAGGCTTTATTTtctccattcattccttccctccgttTTTTCTTCCTGCTTACTGCTGCAGGCTGTGAGAGTCTGAGTGCTGAACAGAAGGAGGTTCTCCTCTGGTTGTTTCGTCCACCCCTGCAGGCAGAGCCGCTATCAGAGAAGCCAAACCTCATAGAGGCTAGTGGGGAGAAACTGGTGGAGATTGGCCCCAGGTATGACTGCACTCTCGAAGTCTGATAAATGATCTTTAACACATCCTATGGCTCAGCTTTTGTCCCATAATGGGCCTTATGTTCTTTACCATAGTGAAagtaaatgtgttgtttgtcaTTAACTAAACACTGGAACAAAATGTGCTTGATTACTGAAATGTGGGAAATGAACCAGTAAAGGTGCAGTAATAATATTTTTAGAGAAGATGCATTAATCCTTTATAACTCCAAAATTAACAACACAAATAGTGTAAATCCTCACTAGTGGCCCCTAGAGGCTGCAGTGTCCATTACTGACTAAACAAAGCATTCATTTAATGGCTTTTGTTCATAAAGCCTTATCATTAGTGgggataaaaatgtaaagtttgaCGTGATGTTGTTGCTCTGAGAAAGCTCATGACATGACACAAAATGTTGAGAGCTTATCTTCTGGAGAGCATGAATGTGCTCTGTAAACATGATTGTTATGTAGCTACTAGATTTTGACATTTGCAGTCTTTGATCTGGTGGTGTCACATTTCAGAAGTTCAGGAAAACCCTTCATATTCATCATGAGTGTATCCTGAATATTGACTCTGGAAGCCTTAGCAGTCTGACTGATGACATCCTGGAAAGCCAAAACATGTTGGCTATTACTCAACTGCAAACAGAACTAAAACTGAGaatttacatatatacataatcCAGTATGTAGAATGGTCAAACTGGCAATTTGCATTCAAGTAGTGTTCTATCTATACAGATATATGATTACTTCCCATACTGTCAGTACCAGCATGTCTGCATGTTGTGCAGGGCATTTACAGCTATCTACGGTTGCTTATTGCCACTCTCACACTGCTCACTGTTCCTACCAGATGATATTAAGGAAACATTTTATGATCATCTAAATCTGCTAGAAAGACTGTGGGCAGAAATGATTTGCATCCTTAGGAATTCCATTAGGTAAAAATAACTATGGTATCATTTTAGATCATTAATAAATTCAAGTAATTCATATTTTGAATCAGTGACACTGGATGAAGACAGCACTAGTATGGCAGATATAAGAAGAGTTCTCATTCATTTTGTGGCTGGTCTATCCCTCAGGTTGAACTTCTCCACTGCTTGGTCCACTAATGCCGTGTCCATTTGCCAGAGTGCCGGCCTCACTAACGTCACCCGAGTTGAGCTGTCTCGCAGATTTCTAATCAAGGTTTGAACACAGAGAAATCATTTCATAGCGCACTGACTCCTGattgttttttaactttatgtCCTGTTTCTGATGTgatctactctctctctctcctccagccCAAGAATGAAGGGACTGTGAACAAGCTCAATGGAGATACAAAGAAGCTCATTGAGTGTCTGTATGACAGTATGACAGAGTGCATCTACCAACATCCCATCACCTCCTTCGCTGTGGAAACCAAACCGCAGCCGGTGTTTGAAGTGGACATCCTGGGGAAAGGTTGCGCGGCCTTGGAGACCACAAATGATGATCTGGGTAAGACTCCCTTTACACTTTTCACATTAATTAAGTTTCTCTTTGCACATTCCAGCCCCTGCCCCTCTCAATCTTTTCTCTTACTACTGTCACTCGTACAATAAGAGACTAAAAATTTCATGTGCTAtaacctttctctcttttcttcataCCTCCTTTCAGTCTTGCTGTTATCTCTGAGTACATTGTGCCTTCTGGTGGAGGTAATAATGTCACATGATGCATGACATTATTACTTAGCTGGTTAAAGTCACAGGATGGCAACGATGCTGCTCATTATCTTGCACGTGCATGGGTGTGCTTGAATTTGCTGCCTAATTGAGAATGACTTAGTTAACCATTTGACTTTCTACCACCCGAATGCACCCAAAACTACAGTGCATTTTATTCGTATGCATGTTCGATGGCTACTCAGCAACTATGGTTATTCATGGACTGTCCCTCTCATCATACAAACAGGTTTTACACTGTTCACTGCGACAGAACGTGCTGTGCTGTGCCTGCTTATGTTCATGGTCTGCTTGTTCACTTCTGTCTAGCCTTATTAATATTCACAAGCCGCTCAAATAGATGAGAATAATTTCGGCGCATACTTTGGAGGCGCTGTCATGCTCAACTGGTGAATTGAGCATGTAATTAAAATGGGCCTATCTGGAGTTTCCTGATGCCATAGCTGCTCAATCACCCCACACCCCCCAATCTTACAGCAGCACAATAATCCTTTCTTATTTATCTGCAGATAAACCAACAGCGTCAAATAGTTTTTAGATTGCTGTTCTCTTGAAGCATGAATGATCTTTGTGTGTGTCGTCTGCAGTGCTGATTATACAAAAAGTATACATGTGtgatctttccttcctgtgtgggggttgttgggtttttttggtatTCAAGCTCTCCTGTGTGTTGTGCTCAATGCAGGTCTGGCCTTTGACTCTTGGGATCTGGACTACTACACATCGATGTTCCAGAGGATTGAAAGGAACCCCACCAGTGTGGAGTGTTTTGACCTGGCCCAGTCCAACAGGTGAGTTTGTCTTCCGTGAGTAGATCAGCAGGACAACTTTAATGTATTTGTCGTGCctggctgtttgtttttgttttattctctaATGCTTCCTTTGTACCTGCTTGTCTCAGTGAGCACAGTCGTCACTGGTTCTTCCGGGGGCGGATGGTGATCGACgggcaggagcaggaggagactCTTTTCAGCCTCATAATGGACACCCAGAGGCACAGCAACCAGAACAACGTCATCAAGTTCTGTGACAACAGCAGGTAGCGGACTGCAAACGGTAATCACACAAGCTGTTTGTGTCTGAATGAGTTTCACACTGACTCACCgtgatatgtgtttgtgtgtccagtGGTATCAAAGGAATGGAGCTGGAGTGTGTTTACCCAAGAGATGCATCCCAGGCCAGTCCATATGAGACACGCCACTCGCTGCGACACGTCATCTtcactgcagagacacacaacTTTCCAACTGGTCAGAACAAAACCCTTCTCATGTGCAACAGAagtattctttttctttaacgTTTTGCTTTCTAAAAAATAATCTCCCATCACATCCCGCCTGACCTCCAGGTGTTGCTCCGTTCAGTGGCGCCACCACAGGGACAGGTGGTCGCATCAGAGATGTGCAGAGTGCTGGACGAGGGGGCCACGTCATTGCCGGCACTGCAGGATACTGCTTTGGCAATCTGCACATACCAGGTCAGTAAAACGCTATGTTTTCTTCAATTTCAAACGGCCTTCATAGAAGTATTCTTTACATCAACATGTCTTTTCTTAAGGTTATGTTCTCCCGTGGGAGTGTGAAGGAGAGGGCTGGGAGTATCCTTCCAGCTTCGCCCCTCCACTGCAGGTGGCCATCGAGGCTAGCAATGGTGCCTCAGATTACGGCAACAAGTTTGGAGAACCTGTCCTGTCGGGTAGGGAAGCCTTCTGTACATACACTGAAGTGTACCTAGAAACCATATCGTATCTACgttattaattaatgaattgatTTATTTGAATAATGGATCAAATAAATAGTATGTACtgataagatgttttttttctaaaataactgatgtgtgatgtgaagACGTTTCCATATTCTGAATAGCTGCTAAAGACAAAGAAAGTCAGAGAATAGAAAACTTCAGAGCTGCCTTCATTTTTGTACTAATTCACTCTTCTAGGTTTTGCTCGTTCCTTCGGCATGCGGCTAGCAAACGGAGAGCGGCGAGAATGGATCAAGCCGATCATGTTCAGTGGCGGTCTCGGGTCTATTGAAGACACACATGTAAAGAAAGGCCAGCCAGAGACCggtaatgttttaattatttattttaatcaatgcagaagatatatttatacatttatcgATGACTCACCATGTCCCGCTACTCCTCTGTTGTACTTGTCAATAAGGAATGGAAGTGGTGAAGATCGGAGGGCCAGTGTACAGAATTGGTGTGGGAGGAGGAGCGGCCTCCTCTGTACAGGTACGGCCACTAAATCACACAGAGACTAGCAGTGACCCCAACCTGTACAGACATGTTGTAGAGTGTTTGAATACATTTCGGGTTGCAGGTCCAGGGGGACAACTCCAGCGACAGGGATCTGGGTGCGGTGCAGAGAGGAGATGCTGAGATGGAGCAGAAAATGAATCGTGCTCTGAGGGCATGCCTGGAAAGAAGTGGTGGGAACCCAATCTGCAGTATACATGATCAGGGAGCTGGAGGAAACGGTACCAAACATCAGGTTTATTTCTTGAGTTATGCAAAGCTTAGATCACTAGACAAAAGTTAAGGCATtgtgtcatgttttcatcttcagGTAATGTTCTGAAGGAGCTCAGCGAGCCAGCAGGAGCAGTAATATACTGCAGCAGGTTCAAGGTAGCGCATTAGCACAGCTACACATACAAAAAGACACTCAAGTTACATTTTCTGCATGAATATCATCCCTTTGATTCTGCTATTTCTcagtttatttcactttaacttTTCTCCATCTTTATTATAGAAAGGTGACCCTACATTGAGCGTGCTGGAGCTGTGGGGGGCAGAGTATCAGGAGAGTAACGCTCTGTTGCTCCAACCATCAGATAGGTCTTTCCTGGAGAAAGTGTGTCAGAGGGAAAAGTGTCCCGTTGACTTTGTGGGAAACATCACAGGAGACGGCAAGGTGCTTTTGATAAATACACATCCACTGTTTTGCATCAGTGTACAACAAACGGACTCCAGATTAGAGTCATTGAGTTTACTTTAATCTTATCTCTTCCACAGATTGTGCTGGTGGATGATGAGGGAGACAATAGTGTTCAAGCCACCAAGGGTCGCTGTCCTGTGGACCTGCAGCTAGAGTGGGTTCTGGGGAAGATGCCACAGAAGGAGTTTAAGATGGAGCGACTGACCCTGACCCATCAGTCACTGGCTCTTCCTGCTGGGCTGACAGTTAAAGAGGCCCTGGACAGAGTTTTACGTTTGCCTGCTGTGGCGTCTAAACGCTATCTGACCAACAAGGTCCGTGTTTTATCTTTGCAAATTTTTTCGTGCTTTAGAAGCACGTTTCTGCAGACACTTTGTGACTGTCCGTGCCTTCACTCCCACACTCCCACCAGGTGGATCGGTCTGTGACTGGCTTGGTAGCCCAGCAACAGTGCGTCGGCCCTCTTCACACCCCATTGGCAGACGTGGCTGTTGTTGCTTTGTCACCATTCAGCTTAGAAGGGGCAGCGACGGCTATCGGAGAGCAGCCAATTAAAGGCCTGGTTTGTCCTGCAGCAGGGGCTCGCATGGCTGTGGGAGAAGCTCTGACCAACCTAGTGTTTGCCAGAGTCACAGCTCTGAAGGTGAGCGGGTGATGAATGAAGGGGGGGGTGTTAAACATTTCAGATGTATGTCCAGGCTGTTGCTAACTTTCCTAGCTGTGTGTTGTAGGATGTGAAGTGTAGTGGTAACTGGATGTGGGCTGCCAAGCTGCCAGGTGAGGGAGCAAGTCTGTGGGAGGCCTGCAAAGCCATGTGTAAGGTCATGGGTCAGCTGGGAGTGGCCATCGATGGGGGCAAGGACTCACTAAGTATGGCCGCTAGAGTGGGGAAAGAGACTGTCAAAGCTCCAGGTACTCtcactgtgtgtacatgtgtgtgtacatatgtgtgtacgtgtgtgtacatgtgtgttttagCTTTCCCTTTGCTTCTGTTTTAGGTGCGCTGGTTATTTCTGCATATGCTGCTTGCCCTGACATCACTGCCACGGTAACACCTGACCTCGAGGATCCAGACGGCAAAGGTATTacacaatcaaacacacacaaagaatttGAAATGTCATCACCAtccactgctttttttttttctcacacagactacacacactttctttctcagacacacacactcctcagtAACAGATGTACTGCCTCTGACTCTTTGTCATCTGTCTGCAGGCGTGTTGTTGTGGGTTCCTCTGAGTCCAGGCCGTCATCGCCTTGGAGGCTCAGCTCTGGCTCAGTGCTACAGTCAGCTAGGAGACTGTTCTCCTGACCTGGACGAGCCGCAACTGTTGTCTGCCTGCTTCAAcaccacacagacactcatacaCGGTCAGGCAAAGTATTTCCTGCCACAGAAGGAATTAGGATTGTTTAATGTGATTCAGTCTATTTAGCTTTTTATCcatcatcttttcattcataACACTCTCACTGTAAACACAGCTTCTTACTGTGATGACACAGCCATCTAGTGGTTTtgctgtaaatatattttttgtgttgaATTTGCAGATGTAATaacacttttcctttttttttgagaattgtgaaatattttaaattttaagttTGATTCTTAATCACTGGTTATTGATGTCTGTGGAAGGTCAAACAGAGgagagtgatttttttttttcttttttctgttgtctcAGATCATCTGCTGAGTGCAGGACATGACATCAGTGATGGAggtctcatttcctgtctgctggaGATGGCATTCGCAGGAAACCGTGGGATTGATATTGACTTGTCATCTCAAGGAGCTGGAGGTCAGTGAGCTGATGTGTCCCTTTGTTACTTATAATTGACATGTGCAGTGCAGTTAAACTGTGCAGCTTAAgagcgcaaacacacacagtttttttgttgcttCTGTTGTCTACGCAGTCATAGAGCTGTTGTTCAGCGAGGAGCTGGGTTTGGTTCTGGAGGTATCCGAGTCTGATGTAGAAAAAGTGTGTCAGAAATACAGCGACTCAAGCGTGCCGTGCCATCGCATCGGCAGAACATGCGGCTTCGGACCAGAGGCTATGGTGAGACATCGACTTCAATGTGAACTGTATCTTAATCCTTAGTCTTCATTTCACCGGTGATATTATTGTCCATTTTGCTTGTTTGTCTTTAAGGTCAGTGTTCGAGTGGATGGACAGGAAGTACTGAGAGAACTGCTGCCTAAACTCAGAGCATTATGGGAGGACACCAGTTTTCAGCTG from Scomber japonicus isolate fScoJap1 chromosome 7, fScoJap1.pri, whole genome shotgun sequence encodes:
- the pfas gene encoding phosphoribosylformylglycinamidine synthase, with the protein product MAVVRFYSNEAVKGRSLQQAAKLCPELSITTELCYNVELTGCESLSAEQKEVLLWLFRPPLQAEPLSEKPNLIEASGEKLVEIGPRLNFSTAWSTNAVSICQSAGLTNVTRVELSRRFLIKPKNEGTVNKLNGDTKKLIECLYDSMTECIYQHPITSFAVETKPQPVFEVDILGKGCAALETTNDDLGLAFDSWDLDYYTSMFQRIERNPTSVECFDLAQSNSEHSRHWFFRGRMVIDGQEQEETLFSLIMDTQRHSNQNNVIKFCDNSSGIKGMELECVYPRDASQASPYETRHSLRHVIFTAETHNFPTGVAPFSGATTGTGGRIRDVQSAGRGGHVIAGTAGYCFGNLHIPGYVLPWECEGEGWEYPSSFAPPLQVAIEASNGASDYGNKFGEPVLSGFARSFGMRLANGERREWIKPIMFSGGLGSIEDTHVKKGQPETGMEVVKIGGPVYRIGVGGGAASSVQVQGDNSSDRDLGAVQRGDAEMEQKMNRALRACLERSGGNPICSIHDQGAGGNGNVLKELSEPAGAVIYCSRFKKGDPTLSVLELWGAEYQESNALLLQPSDRSFLEKVCQREKCPVDFVGNITGDGKIVLVDDEGDNSVQATKGRCPVDLQLEWVLGKMPQKEFKMERLTLTHQSLALPAGLTVKEALDRVLRLPAVASKRYLTNKVDRSVTGLVAQQQCVGPLHTPLADVAVVALSPFSLEGAATAIGEQPIKGLVCPAAGARMAVGEALTNLVFARVTALKDVKCSGNWMWAAKLPGEGASLWEACKAMCKVMGQLGVAIDGGKDSLSMAARVGKETVKAPGALVISAYAACPDITATVTPDLEDPDGKGVLLWVPLSPGRHRLGGSALAQCYSQLGDCSPDLDEPQLLSACFNTTQTLIHDHLLSAGHDISDGGLISCLLEMAFAGNRGIDIDLSSQGAGVIELLFSEELGLVLEVSESDVEKVCQKYSDSSVPCHRIGRTCGFGPEAMVSVRVDGQEVLRELLPKLRALWEDTSFQLERLQTNELCVKQEEEGLARRTQPYFKLTFDPSDMPSTRHPTAGQPRVAVVREEGSNGDREMSVSLFMAGFEVWDVTMQDLCSGSLTLESFKAVVFVGGFSYADVLGSAKGWAATVAYNPKAKAEFERFRQRDDTLSLGVCNGCQLLALLGWVGEGQDGAASEVVLTHNKSSRFESRFVSVGIQASPSVWLRGMEGSALGVWVAHGEGLMQFRSSQAQDQIISGGLAPVRYLDDQGHPTEEYPLNPNGSPQGIAGLCSRDGRHLAMMPHPERCTLGWQWPWAPRDFRPSLTPSPWLHMFKNAAAWCSNTN